One window of Phoenix dactylifera cultivar Barhee BC4 chromosome 5, palm_55x_up_171113_PBpolish2nd_filt_p, whole genome shotgun sequence genomic DNA carries:
- the LOC103722360 gene encoding uncharacterized protein LOC103722360 isoform X1, with translation MLSTKRLYAAACTTMAKGVIWATAEDLARNQGKVLSLYRQILRSLNSPDLPLTPAARLAKKAEVRTIFLFGSEEQSLHNIADLIDAAEYSLSILKKGCLL, from the exons ATGCTGTCAACAAAG AGACTTTATGCTGCTGCATGTACAACAATGGCGAAGGGAGTGATATGGGCGACCGCTGAGGATTTGGCAAGGAACCAAGGGAAAGTGTTGTCATTGTATCGTCAAATTCTGAGAAGCCTCAACTCCCCTGATCTCCCACTCACCCCTGCTGCCCGCCTTGCCAAGAAAGCAGAGGTTCGCACCATATTCCTGTTTGGATCCGAGGAGCAATCCCTCCACAACATTGCAGATCTCATTGATGCTGCTGAGTACTCCCTCTCCATCCTTAAGAAGGGATGCCTTCTGTAA
- the LOC103722360 gene encoding uncharacterized protein LOC103722360 isoform X2 translates to MAKGVIWATAEDLARNQGKVLSLYRQILRSLNSPDLPLTPAARLAKKAEVRTIFLFGSEEQSLHNIADLIDAAEYSLSILKKGCLL, encoded by the coding sequence ATGGCGAAGGGAGTGATATGGGCGACCGCTGAGGATTTGGCAAGGAACCAAGGGAAAGTGTTGTCATTGTATCGTCAAATTCTGAGAAGCCTCAACTCCCCTGATCTCCCACTCACCCCTGCTGCCCGCCTTGCCAAGAAAGCAGAGGTTCGCACCATATTCCTGTTTGGATCCGAGGAGCAATCCCTCCACAACATTGCAGATCTCATTGATGCTGCTGAGTACTCCCTCTCCATCCTTAAGAAGGGATGCCTTCTGTAA